From the genome of Geobacter sp. SVR, one region includes:
- a CDS encoding amino acid ABC transporter ATP-binding protein, with protein sequence MITFSGVHKWFKALHVLNDINLHVVPGEVLVVCGPSGSGKSTLIRTINQLEPIDHGTLIVDGMDLSDKKTDINRLRAEIGFVFQQFNLYPHLSVIGNITLAPIKIRKTPRKEAEEQAMQLLARVGLSEKRDVYPAQLSGGQQQRVAIARALAMKPKIMLFDEPTSALDPEMIGEVLSVMQDLAKSGMTMVTVTHEMGFAREVADRVVFMDAGTILEEAPPEEFFLNPQHDRAKQFLKQLLSPMH encoded by the coding sequence ATGATCACATTTTCGGGCGTGCATAAATGGTTCAAGGCTCTGCACGTCCTCAACGACATCAACCTGCATGTGGTGCCGGGCGAGGTGCTGGTGGTCTGCGGCCCCTCCGGCTCGGGCAAATCGACCCTGATACGCACCATCAACCAGTTGGAACCGATCGATCACGGCACGCTGATCGTGGACGGCATGGACCTTTCCGACAAAAAGACCGACATCAACAGGCTACGGGCCGAAATCGGTTTCGTCTTCCAGCAGTTCAACCTCTATCCCCACCTTTCAGTGATCGGCAACATCACCCTGGCACCGATCAAAATCCGCAAAACACCCCGCAAAGAGGCGGAGGAGCAGGCCATGCAACTCCTGGCCCGGGTGGGTTTGAGTGAAAAACGGGATGTCTACCCGGCCCAGCTCTCCGGAGGCCAGCAACAGAGGGTGGCAATAGCCCGCGCCCTGGCCATGAAACCGAAGATCATGCTGTTCGACGAACCGACCTCAGCCCTGGATCCCGAAATGATCGGGGAGGTTCTGAGCGTCATGCAGGATCTGGCAAAGTCCGGCATGACCATGGTGACCGTCACCCACGAGATGGGCTTTGCCCGTGAAGTGGCCGACCGGGTGGTGTTCATGGATGCCGGCACCATCCTGGAAGAGGCACCGCCCGAGGAATTCTTCCTCAATCCGCAGCACGACCGTGCCAAACAGTTCCTGAAACAACTGCTGTCCCCCATGCATTGA
- a CDS encoding amino acid ABC transporter permease: protein MLNYHFDWSVVLSGQYHEWLVSGLKVTLQLSAAGIVLSFILGLIVAVMRMSHFAPLRWLACAFLEFTRNTPLLVQIFFWYFGSYKLLPMAVNEWLNSWNFEFAAGLIALTIYTSAFIAEDIRSGVLSIPKEQMEAARSAGFSYLRSMQYIILPQAVRLTVPPLINQFLNLAKNSSLAMTIGVMELTYQARQVESYTFKGFEAFTAATVVYLALSTVITFLVDQYNERVLKIHKAA from the coding sequence GTGCTTAACTACCACTTCGACTGGTCCGTAGTACTCTCCGGGCAATATCACGAATGGCTCGTCTCGGGGCTGAAGGTCACCCTGCAGCTTTCGGCGGCCGGCATCGTCCTCTCCTTCATTCTCGGGCTGATCGTTGCGGTCATGCGCATGAGCCACTTTGCCCCGCTGCGCTGGCTGGCCTGCGCTTTTCTGGAATTCACCCGCAATACGCCGCTGCTGGTGCAGATTTTCTTCTGGTATTTCGGCTCGTACAAGCTGCTGCCGATGGCGGTCAACGAATGGCTCAACAGCTGGAATTTCGAGTTCGCCGCCGGCCTGATCGCACTGACCATCTATACCTCGGCCTTTATTGCCGAAGATATCCGCTCCGGCGTGCTGTCGATACCCAAGGAACAGATGGAAGCGGCACGCAGCGCAGGCTTCTCCTACCTGCGCTCGATGCAGTACATCATTCTTCCCCAGGCGGTGCGCCTGACCGTCCCCCCCCTGATCAACCAGTTCCTCAACCTGGCTAAAAACTCATCCCTGGCCATGACGATCGGCGTGATGGAATTGACATACCAGGCCCGCCAGGTGGAAAGCTACACATTCAAAGGCTTCGAGGCCTTTACTGCCGCTACCGTGGTCTACCTGGCCCTTTCGACCGTCATCACCTTCCTGGTGGATCAGTACAACGAGCGGGTCCTCAAGATCCACAAGGCTGCCTGA
- a CDS encoding ABC transporter substrate-binding protein, protein MKKLVTMFMLAALAAVSTKALAAAPADTLAEIKKKKVLVAGVKDSLPPFGYIDEKTRTIVGYDIDFVNAIAARLGARVELKPVTSASRMPQLQEGNIDIIAATMTKNPERAKQIDFSHTYFFTGQKFITKKGTVKSLKDLEGKKIGTAKGSTSEQNVKKAIPSATVLSFDDYPQAFLALQQGKVQAVTTDEAILAGILSKAPNKEQFEIPSLQISDEPYGLGMRKGDKNFVDFVNKTILEMEKSGEAKKIFEKWFGPGTPFHLQRTFKITADK, encoded by the coding sequence ATGAAGAAACTGGTAACGATGTTCATGCTGGCCGCCTTGGCTGCGGTCTCCACCAAGGCCCTGGCTGCCGCCCCGGCCGACACCCTGGCAGAAATCAAGAAAAAGAAGGTCCTGGTAGCCGGCGTCAAGGATTCGCTGCCCCCCTTCGGCTACATTGACGAAAAGACCCGTACCATCGTCGGCTACGACATCGATTTCGTCAACGCCATTGCGGCCCGGTTGGGCGCCAGGGTCGAGTTGAAGCCGGTCACCTCCGCCAGCCGCATGCCGCAACTGCAGGAGGGCAATATCGACATCATCGCCGCCACCATGACCAAGAACCCCGAGCGGGCCAAACAGATCGACTTCAGCCACACCTACTTCTTCACCGGCCAGAAGTTCATCACCAAGAAGGGCACCGTCAAGAGCCTGAAGGACCTGGAAGGCAAGAAGATCGGTACCGCCAAGGGTTCCACCTCGGAGCAGAACGTGAAGAAGGCCATCCCCAGCGCTACCGTGCTCTCCTTCGACGACTATCCCCAGGCCTTCCTGGCCCTGCAGCAGGGTAAAGTACAGGCCGTGACCACCGACGAGGCCATCCTGGCCGGCATCCTGTCCAAGGCCCCCAACAAGGAGCAGTTCGAGATCCCCAGCCTTCAGATCTCCGATGAGCCCTACGGCCTCGGCATGCGCAAAGGCGACAAGAACTTCGTCGATTTCGTGAATAAGACCATCCTGGAGATGGAGAAATCCGGCGAAGCCAAGAAGATCTTCGAGAAGTGGTTCGGGCCGGGCACTCCGTTCCATCTGCAGCGGACCTTCAAGATCACGGCTGACAAGTAG
- a CDS encoding amino acid ABC transporter permease gives MSIFSDFKVIADNFTYFMIGRYPDGPLGGVGLTIYLAVASCVLSFFGGLILGLVSVSRRAWISRPAMLVINTIRGVPLLMVIFWMYFLLPALFGKGFSETRTVILGLTFFTSAYMSQIVRAGIEGIPKGQMEAALSTGLKHWQAMAFIILPQGLRNMIPSFVNQFVSLIKDTSLAFIVGVSELTHVGTQINNRTMAYPTEIFFFIAAVYFILCYAFTSLSRWLERRLSWRKAI, from the coding sequence ATGAGCATTTTTTCCGATTTCAAGGTCATTGCCGACAACTTCACCTACTTCATGATCGGCCGCTACCCGGACGGTCCCCTGGGAGGAGTGGGACTGACCATCTACCTGGCAGTGGCTTCGTGCGTCCTGTCGTTCTTCGGCGGCCTGATCCTGGGGCTGGTGAGCGTTTCGCGCCGCGCATGGATCAGCCGGCCGGCAATGCTGGTGATCAATACCATCCGCGGGGTGCCGCTGCTGATGGTCATCTTCTGGATGTACTTCCTGCTGCCGGCATTATTCGGCAAAGGTTTTTCCGAAACCCGCACCGTCATCCTGGGTTTGACCTTCTTCACCTCTGCCTATATGTCGCAGATCGTGCGTGCCGGCATCGAGGGCATTCCCAAGGGGCAGATGGAAGCCGCCCTCTCCACCGGGCTCAAGCACTGGCAGGCCATGGCCTTCATCATTCTGCCCCAGGGGCTTCGCAACATGATTCCGTCGTTCGTCAACCAGTTCGTGTCGCTTATCAAGGACACCTCGCTGGCCTTCATCGTGGGCGTCTCGGAACTGACCCACGTCGGAACCCAGATCAACAACCGCACCATGGCCTACCCTACCGAGATTTTCTTCTTTATCGCCGCTGTCTACTTCATCCTCTGCTACGCCTTTACCTCCCTTTCCCGCTGGCTGGAGCGGCGCCTGTCCTGGCGCAAGGCAATCTGA
- the priA gene encoding primosomal protein N': MPSLAQVIEVAVPLPLEKTYHYLVPAGLVHRIATGRRVFVPFGGRRLSAYILGTVECDETGGLKEIIDVIDDEPLWTENELDFFRWIASYYLHPLGEVLKTALPSGINLSSRKGSAREPETITGGHTIRFETLYRPAPSPPVQDTLGPKAAEVLELIRREQEVPAAELRSRFGQCSTQLKRLAELGLIQQEQREIYRDPFREQVTRRDSPRELNLHQQAALDILNQAADRQAFAPYLLHGVTGSGKTEVYLQAIAHVLEKGRTALVLVPEISLTPQLVQRFRARFDSGDIAILHSGLSDGERFDEWRRIRRGLARIVIGARSAVFAPLERIGIIVVDEEHEASFKQGEGLRYNARDLALVRGRMEGATVVLGSATPLITSLHAADQGRLGLIRLPERVRGNPMPMVDTVAMQGVNAAISPQLHQALQETVAGGGQAIVFLNRRGFATFLVCGECNQPLACPNCSVTLTYHKSRGRSVCHYCDYAVPAPGTCPACGCLELKELGAGTERIEHSLQDLLPGARVLRMDSDTTSGKGSHGRLLSRMADGSADILIGTQMITKGHDFPGVTLVGVINAEASLNIPDFRSAERTFQVLSQVIGRAGRGDAPGRVLLQALNPGHYAIQCAIAHDGESFYRQELEFRREAGYPPFAFLARIGFSGTAERAVEERAEAGAHVLQQLRRELKLRLEVLGPAPAPLYRLRGRYRRQILLKSPIRGDLRRLLAAWFTRRTSVATVREFVDIDPVDMT; this comes from the coding sequence GTGCCGTCCCTTGCCCAAGTGATCGAAGTCGCAGTACCCCTTCCCCTGGAGAAGACCTACCACTACCTGGTTCCGGCCGGCCTGGTGCACCGCATTGCAACCGGCAGGCGCGTTTTCGTCCCCTTTGGCGGCAGACGCCTGAGCGCCTATATCCTCGGCACCGTCGAATGCGATGAAACCGGCGGCCTGAAAGAGATCATCGACGTCATCGATGATGAGCCGCTCTGGACCGAGAACGAACTCGATTTTTTCCGCTGGATCGCCTCCTACTATCTGCATCCCCTGGGAGAGGTGCTCAAGACCGCCCTGCCGTCCGGCATCAACCTCAGCTCCCGCAAAGGATCCGCGCGCGAGCCGGAGACCATAACCGGCGGGCACACGATCCGCTTCGAAACGCTCTACCGCCCCGCTCCGTCCCCCCCCGTGCAGGATACGCTCGGCCCCAAGGCGGCCGAAGTGCTGGAACTGATCCGCCGCGAACAGGAAGTACCGGCAGCCGAATTGCGGAGCCGTTTCGGACAGTGTTCAACCCAGCTCAAACGTCTGGCGGAGCTGGGGCTGATCCAACAGGAGCAGCGCGAGATCTACCGCGATCCCTTCCGTGAGCAGGTCACCCGGCGAGACTCCCCGCGGGAACTCAACCTCCATCAGCAAGCTGCCCTGGACATTCTGAATCAGGCGGCCGACCGGCAGGCATTCGCTCCGTACCTGCTGCACGGTGTTACCGGCAGCGGCAAGACCGAGGTGTACCTGCAGGCCATCGCCCATGTCCTGGAAAAGGGGCGCACCGCCCTGGTGCTGGTTCCCGAGATTTCCCTGACCCCCCAGCTGGTGCAGCGCTTCCGGGCCCGCTTCGACAGCGGCGACATCGCCATCCTGCACAGCGGGCTTTCAGACGGCGAGCGCTTCGACGAATGGCGCCGCATCCGGCGCGGCCTGGCGCGAATCGTGATCGGCGCACGCTCCGCTGTTTTCGCACCCCTGGAGCGGATCGGGATCATCGTGGTTGACGAGGAACACGAGGCCTCCTTCAAACAGGGGGAGGGGCTGCGCTATAATGCCCGCGACCTGGCGCTGGTCAGGGGCCGAATGGAAGGGGCAACGGTCGTGCTCGGTTCTGCCACGCCGCTCATCACCAGCCTGCATGCAGCGGATCAGGGGCGCCTGGGTTTGATCAGACTGCCGGAACGGGTGCGGGGAAACCCCATGCCGATGGTTGACACGGTAGCCATGCAGGGAGTCAACGCCGCCATCTCGCCCCAGCTTCACCAGGCGCTGCAGGAAACCGTGGCCGGCGGCGGCCAGGCCATCGTCTTTCTCAACCGCCGCGGCTTCGCCACCTTCCTGGTATGCGGCGAATGCAACCAGCCCCTGGCCTGCCCCAACTGCTCGGTCACCCTCACCTACCACAAAAGCCGCGGCCGCAGCGTCTGCCATTATTGCGATTACGCCGTCCCGGCACCCGGCACCTGCCCCGCCTGCGGATGCCTGGAGCTGAAAGAACTGGGCGCCGGCACCGAACGGATCGAGCACAGCCTGCAGGACCTGCTGCCCGGAGCCAGGGTGCTGCGCATGGACAGCGACACCACCTCCGGCAAGGGCAGTCATGGCCGTCTGCTGTCCCGCATGGCTGATGGATCGGCGGATATCCTGATCGGCACCCAGATGATCACCAAGGGACATGACTTTCCCGGTGTGACTCTGGTAGGGGTGATCAATGCGGAAGCCAGCCTGAACATACCGGACTTCAGGAGTGCGGAACGCACCTTTCAGGTACTTTCCCAGGTAATCGGCCGGGCCGGCCGGGGCGATGCACCCGGACGGGTGCTGCTGCAGGCGCTCAATCCGGGCCACTACGCCATTCAATGCGCCATTGCCCACGATGGAGAAAGCTTCTATCGCCAGGAGCTGGAGTTCCGCCGGGAAGCCGGCTATCCCCCCTTTGCCTTTCTGGCCCGAATCGGCTTTTCCGGCACGGCCGAACGGGCAGTGGAGGAGCGCGCAGAAGCAGGCGCCCATGTGCTGCAGCAGCTCAGGCGCGAACTGAAACTGCGCCTGGAGGTGCTGGGCCCCGCACCTGCCCCGCTCTACCGTCTGCGGGGGCGCTACCGCCGCCAGATCCTGCTCAAGTCCCCTATCCGGGGCGACCTGCGGCGTTTGCTCGCCGCCTGGTTCACCCGCCGCACCTCCGTTGCCACTGTCCGTGAATTTGTCGATATCGATCCGGTCGATATGACCTGA